In Littorina saxatilis isolate snail1 linkage group LG8, US_GU_Lsax_2.0, whole genome shotgun sequence, a single genomic region encodes these proteins:
- the LOC138972340 gene encoding uncharacterized protein KIAA1958-like: MSKQILSPIKVNDIVKINGGEEGVVKSVSRPLGFAILDVVTPNGTRRKIHRINVQKLASLPSNPDIDHILMPQNVLEELDMDFPETDNSENTKSTPKVKKRFAETEIPDIPTFIAQNTSQNTLKKTAHDVKLLKTFIQEKLPNTELEIHQLTPSSLNEILSKYFIALKKADGTDYEATSMRSFWGSIHRHLKSKSYPHDINRSPSFQQAQQTLNAKLKALKNAGKGNMQYSAEALTEEEINTLYERNQLGQTTAESLLNTMWWNNCIHFGLRAVTDHHQMKWGDVTLGKDSSGKEYLSYNERSTKTRTGEHVTNIRAVRPTVWATPQDPTRCPVATYRLYAEYRPKDYSGEDDPFYIATTTVPNPKPGTTWLKKQRVGVNKLATLMKDMAIKAGLTQNKRITNHSARKTMVQTLVNKQFAPTEIMQLTGHKNVQSINTYSKMSEETHKKMSTALAESQSTPQQSVTSSTHLQSTTADIPTSSMHTYMHQEHTRTATMQNSCSHQPTLPFPFFGGSVSNCTININVNPPQSNSTATVSLSVTDTQSETVKQAAPAKRPRRK, from the exons ATGTCAAAACAAATCCTGTCTCCCATTAAGGTGAACGACATAGTAAAGATCAACGGAGGTGAGGAAGGGGTAGTTAAGAGTGTTTCAAGGCCACTTGGCTTCGCTATACTGGATGTGGTGACCCCAAACGGCACCAGACGCAAAATCCACAGAATAAATGTACAAAAACTGGCAAGTCTGCCATCAAACCCTGACATTGACCACATTCTGATGCCCCAAAATGTGCTCGAAGAACTTGACATGGACTTTCCAGAAACTGACAACTCCGAAAACACAAAATCAACGCCGAAAGTAAAAAAACGCTTTGCTGAAACAGAAATACCAGACATACCGACGTTTATTGCTCAAAACACCAGCCAAAACACACTCAAGAAAACTGCCCATGATGTTAAGCTGCTAAAAACCTTCATTCAAGAAAAGTTGCCGAACACAGAGCTCGAAATTCACCAATTGACGCCATCCTCCCTCAATGAAATTCTTTCAAAATACTTCATCGCACTGAAAAAAGCTGACGGGACAGATTATGAAGCAACGTCGATGCGAAGTTTCTGGGGAAGCATTCACCGACACCTTAAAAGCAAATCGTACCCCCATGACATCAATCGTTCCCCTTCTTTCCAGCAAGCCCAACAGACCTTAAATGCCAAACTAAAAGCGCTAAAAAATGCAGGCAAGGGGAACATGCAATACAGTGCTGAAGCTCTCACAGAAGAGGAAATAAACACTCTCTACGAAAGAAACCAACTGGGCCAAACTACTGCAGAATCTCTCCTGAACACCATGTGGTGGAATAACTGCATACACTTTGGTCTAAGGGCAGTTACCGACCACCATCAGATGAAATGGGGAGATGTCACTCTTGGAAAAGATTCATCTGGCAAGGAGTACCTGAG TTACAACGAAAGATCCACAAAGACCAGGACAGGGGAACATGTCACAAACATCAGAGCTGTACGACCAACAGTGTGGGCAACACCCCAAGATCCGACAAGATGCCCAGTGGCAACTTACAGGCTGTATGCTGAATATCGCCcaaaagactactcaggagaaGACGACCCCTTCTACATCGCGACCACAACTGTCCCCAACCCCAAACCAGGCACAACATGGTTAAAAAAACAGAGAGTTGGCGTCAACAAGTTGGCGACTTTAATGAAAGATATGGCAATCAAAGCAGGTCTGacccaaaacaaaagaataacCAACCACAGCGCAAGGAAAACCATGGTGCAAACATTGGTCAACAAGCAATTTGCCCCCACAGAAATAATGCAATTAACCGGCCATAAGAATGTGCAGTCCATCAACACATACTCAAAAATGTCAGAAGAAACGCACAAAAAAATGAGCACAGCACTGGCTGAATCTCAATCTACACCACAGCAATCAGTCACCTCATCAACACACCTGCAATCAACAACTGCAGACATTCCAACAAGcagcatgcacacatacatgcatcaAGAACACACAAGAACAGCCACAATGCAAAATTCATGCAGCCACCAGCCAACGCTTCCATTCCCTTTTTTCGGAGGCTCTGTGTCCAACTGCACCATCAACATTAACGTCAACCCACCACAATCAAATTCCACAGCTACAgtctcactctcagtcaccGACACACAGAGTGAAACTGTTAAGCAAGCAGCCCCTGCCAAGCGTCCTCGACGCAAATAA
- the LOC138974367 gene encoding uncharacterized protein KIAA1958-like → MSKQILSPIKVNDIVKINGGEEGVVKSVSRPLGFAILDVVTPNGTRRKIHRINVQKLASLPSNPDIDHILMPQNVLEELDMDFPETDNSENTKSTPKVKNRFAETEIPDIPTFIAQNTSQNTLKKTAHDVKLLKTFIQEKLPNTELEIHQLTPSSLNEILSKYFIALKKADGTDYEATSMRSFWGSIHRHLKSKSYPHDINRSPSFQQAQQTLNAKLKALKNAGKGNMQYSAEALTEEEINTLYERNQLGQTTAESLLNTMWWNNCIHFGLRAVTDHHQMKWGDVTLGKDSSGKEYLSYNERSTKTRTGEHVTNIRAVRPTVWATPQDPTRCPVATYRLYAEYRPKDYSGEDDPFYIATTTVPNPKPGTTWLKKQRVGVNKLATLMKDMAIKAGLTQNKRITNHSARKTMVQTLVNKQFAPTEIMQLTGHKNVQSINTYSKMSEETHKKMSTALAESQSTPQQSVTSSTHLQSTTADIPTSSMHTYMHQEHTRTATMQNSCSHQPTLPFPFFGGSVSNCTININVNPPQSNSTATVSLSVTDTQSETVKQAAPAKRPRRK, encoded by the exons ATGTCAAAACAAATCCTGTCTCCCATTAAGGTGAACGACATAGTAAAGATCAACGGAGGTGAGGAAGGGGTAGTTAAGAGTGTTTCAAGGCCACTTGGCTTCGCTATACTGGATGTGGTGACCCCAAACGGCACCAGACGCAAAATCCACAGAATAAATGTACAAAAACTGGCAAGTCTGCCATCAAACCCTGACATTGACCACATTCTGATGCCCCAAAATGTGCTCGAAGAACTTGACATGGACTTTCCAGAAACTGACAACTCCGAAAACACAAAATCAACGCCGAAAGTAAAAAACCGCTTTGCTGAAACAGAAATACCAGACATACCGACGTTTATTGCTCAAAACACCAGCCAAAACACACTCAAGAAAACTGCCCATGATGTTAAGCTGCTAAAAACCTTCATTCAAGAAAAGTTGCCGAACACAGAGCTCGAAATTCACCAATTGACGCCATCCTCCCTCAATGAAATTCTTTCAAAATACTTCATCGCACTGAAAAAAGCTGACGGGACAGATTATGAAGCAACGTCGATGCGAAGTTTCTGGGGAAGCATTCACCGACACCTTAAAAGCAAATCGTACCCCCATGACATCAATCGTTCCCCTTCTTTCCAGCAAGCCCAACAGACCTTAAATGCCAAACTAAAAGCGCTAAAAAATGCAGGCAAGGGGAACATGCAATACAGTGCTGAAGCTCTCACAGAAGAGGAAATAAACACTCTCTACGAAAGAAACCAACTGGGCCAAACTACTGCAGAATCTCTCCTGAACACCATGTGGTGGAATAACTGCATACACTTTGGTCTAAGGGCAGTTACCGACCACCATCAGATGAAATGGGGAGATGTCACTCTTGGAAAAGATTCATCTGGCAAGGAGTACCTGAG TTACAACGAAAGATCCACAAAGACCAGGACAGGGGAACATGTCACAAACATCAGAGCTGTACGACCAACAGTGTGGGCAACACCCCAAGATCCGACAAGATGCCCAGTGGCAACTTACAGGTTGTATGCTGAATATCGCCcaaaagactactcaggagaaGACGACCCCTTCTACATCGCGACCACAACTGTCCCCAACCCCAAACCAGGCACAACATGGTTAAAAAAACAGAGAGTTGGCGTCAACAAGTTGGCGACTTTAATGAAAGATATGGCAATCAAAGCAGGTCTGacccaaaacaaaagaataacCAACCACAGCGCAAGGAAAACCATGGTGCAAACATTGGTCAACAAGCAATTTGCCCCCACAGAAATAATGCAATTAACCGGCCATAAGAATGTGCAGTCCATCAACACATACTCAAAAATGTCAGAAGAAACGCACAAAAAAATGAGCACAGCACTGGCTGAATCTCAATCTACACCACAGCAATCAGTCACCTCATCAACACACCTGCAATCAACAACTGCAGACATTCCAACAAGcagcatgcacacatacatgcatcaAGAACACACAAGAACAGCCACAATGCAAAATTCATGCAGCCACCAGCCAACGCTTCCATTCCCTTTTTTCGGAGGCTCTGTGTCCAACTGCACCATCAACATTAACGTCAACCCACCACAATCAAATTCCACAGCTACAgtctcactctcagtcaccGACACACAGAGTGAAACTGTTAAGCAAGCAGCCCCTGCCAAGCGTCCTCGACGCAAATAA